CCTAggggatgagggaaaggctgtggatgttgtctgcctggaccttagtaaagcctttgacactgtttctcacagcattttcctggagaaactgtTTGCTCGTGGCTTGGATGGGCTGTACGCTTTGCTGGGTAACAAACTGGTTGGAAGACCAAGCTCAAAGATTTGTGGTGAACTGAATTAAATCCAGTTGGCTGCCAGTCACAAGCAGTGTTCCCCAGGGCCAGTTCTGTTCGATATCTTCATCAGTGATCTGGATGGGGGGACTGACTGCAccttcagtaagtttgcagCTGACACCATGTTGGGGGAACAGTGTTGATCCACTGGGGGGATCTGGATGggctggattgatgggccaTGGACAACcgtatgaggttcaacaaggctcagtgctgggtcctgcgcctgggtcacaacaaccgCACACAAtactacaggcttggggcaaAGCGTCTGGAAAGCTGCTCAACAGAAGAAGAGCTGGGGGTGCCGGTCGACAGCTGGCTGAATctcagccagcagtgtgctcaggtggccaagaaggacaacagcatcctggtttgtatcagaaataagtgtggccagcagggctggggaagtgATTatccccctgtactgggcagtggtggggctgcacctcaaatgctgtgttcagttttgggctcctcactcaagaaagacattgaggtgctgaGTGCATCCAAAGaaaggcaacaaagctggtgaaagagTCTAGAGAAGAAGTCTTAAGAGGAGTGGCCAAGGGAACTGGAGTTGCTTGGCCTGGAAAGAAGGAAGCTGAGGGAGAGATCTTaccactctctacaactacctgaaaggaggttataGCAAGGcgggtgttggtctcttctcccaatTAACAAGCAATAGAACAAGAGGGAATGGCCTCCacttgcaccaggggaggtttagattggggtttaggaaaaaattcttcaccaaaagggctgtcaagcactggaagaggctgccccagggaagcagctgagtcaccatccctggaggtatttaaaagacttgtagatgtggcacttggggacatggggtggacttggcagtgttaggcttacagttggatttgatgatcttaaaggtcttttccagcctaagcaattctacaattctatgattAGGTTAGTGTACTAAGCTTAATTtactctttttgttgttgctaaaGTGCACCTGAGTTATTAACATGTATGAACAGAtaactgcagagagaaaataaactattaAGAAGCACTAGAGGAAGAGTAGTACTTGGAACAACTTTCTAAAATTCATCAAAATGTAACTCCTTTCCTTCATTTAGAGATCCAACACCATGACTTAACAGctgttaagagaaaaataaagtagtttTTAGTCCATCTGAAAACTACTACTGCTGGATCTACAATGGGTATGAACAAAACTACCTTCTCTTGCCCAGCATGACTCCCATCTTCATGTTTCTCTTCCACTCTATCTTGTTTCAATGCTTTCAAAAATTCACTCTTCTTATCGACCCGCATTCTTGTCAATTTTGTTAAACGAGGCTGACCAACTTTGTCAACAGGGGATGAAGAATTTGACCGATTACACTAATGTAAGGagtcagaaagagaaagaatattaGAAGTTTCATCCAATGTTTTCTGAATgaataaagacaaaaagactCCCTGGCACCTGTAGTTTAAGAAACCTGTAGTTTCACATACATCCACAGTTAAAAACAGAGGTAAGATACTTGTATTTCAACATATGTAGTTCTCACGTGTAAACCCAGAGATGCAGGTTTATGGAGCACTGCTAATGAACAATGGACCTTCTTAAGTGTATTATACAATTAGCACTTTTGAAGTTTAAACCTACCAGGTTATACTTCCTAATGCACCATTTTTACTTCAAATCAAACCTACAAAGCAAATTGTGCAGTACTTAAAGGCCAGCGACGGGCCTTCCACACTTCCCACACcttaacttcaaaaaaacccttatgtAATACAATTCTGCATAACACTTACTGATTCCCTTATCTAACCAAATTAAACGTTTTATAGATTTGACAAAAACTGCAGGCACTGCTTTACCTCTTTCACTGAATTTTGTGATACAGTAAATGCCTTGGCAATTGATTTGAAAGGACTGAAACTGCCAACACCAGATGCAGACTCATGAGGAAATGGATTCccaagtttattttcttttgcttggcTTTTCCACTGTGTAGGCtaaacaaaaatttaaacacaaatttaaGAGTCAATAACTACAATAGGATTATTTTTAGGAATCTTCAGAAAAATGATTAAGCAAAAGCAGATCTTAACTATAACCATAATTTAGTACAAACACCTGCTTTCTTGTGTAAAAGAGACTGTTTATGAGCAAATCATCCGCTCACAAATACTGCTTACACTTTTTATATAAAGACTAAAATTGCAAAACAATTCAGATCCTCATATTTGAGGTATGAAGAATCAAAATAGAAGTCTTCAACAGCTGAAAgtattgtttttcatttagaatGTTAGAGGGGTAAGAATTACTCCAACGTGCTCttgagaacacagaaaaattccTGAAACAAGTATCAAGAGAAGGAAAGCTGCATTTTGCAAGGGACCAGAATGACACTAATAGGTTGAAACTCAATCTATTGACAATTGTGATAAATTCTGAAGGTATTTTTATGCTGACTGTATCTCTCCACTAcgtatttttctgttaaaattataTAGACAAAAGGCACTGCCATTGCATAAGTTAAAAACATCCTTTTCATTCTCGTTTGTACAGATCTTGCCCTTCTCAAAAAAGGTAAATGAGAAACAGAGAGtgtagtttaaaaagaaaactgaggtaAATGGCTTCCATTCACCTTTGGGGTGTGCTGCACTTAGCAAGAGCTGAAAGCATAATACTCTAGGAACAGTACTCTTGGGGTGAAATAAACACATTCAGAATTACAGCAAGACTTTTTTCAGCATGTTGTTCATGCCACCGGTATCCAAGACTCACCTTTGCAGGTGGAGTGACAGGTTTAGGGACTAATCCTTTATAAATACTTGTGCCAGTTCCATCCCTTACTGACTGTGAATGAAGACTTCCTACTACTGGGAATCCAGATATCTGCAGTTCTTTTGTATTGCCCTTTTTAATGACCAGCATTCTCGGAGATCTAGACTTAGGATTCAAAGGgtactctggaaaaaaaaagaagtgtgtgtgcatatatatatatatatatttatttatatgtgtgtgtatgcatgcatgcGTCTACAATCTTAACTTTCTCGTTCATAAGGTACTGGATAGCTAAATGGTTCAGAGCAAACAGGCATAAATCAGCAACTTAGTCCAGCATTAATTCCACAAATGTTCACTGTACAAACCTGGATAAACACAGGTTCTGTTCCATTTTCTACAACAAccatttgtaaaatatttcacttgtcAATGCAGGATTTTTACTTCCTGGAAagtaaagattttctttcaagaagCCACCTACAGAGTTGTTGTTTGCAAATCTAAAATCCAAATATTGTTAGCTGCTGATAGTTACATAATCTTCAAAAGAGATTATGCTTTTCATATTTCCCTTTAAGgttactaaaataatttattatatatttattaacaGCTCAGTTTAGAGCCAAATGCTCCACACTGAGGCTTTACAAACATGAGACAACAGATGTGCACCACTCTAGACCACAGCAATGACCAGTTTATCTCCATGCCTCAGATGGGCATAACAGAACAACTGAAGCTTACAACATGCCCATGTTGAAGAGGGCACTAATTAAGGGACATATAATCAGCTGTCCTACTGAGTCACTgacatttaacattttaaagaacacCTATTAAAAAGttctaaaattttcaaaaagtaaaacaaatactttcattatttttttgtacaCACATTTCAATGTTGCATTAGCAGCCTTTTCCCAGATTATCTCCTCTCCCTCCAAGTAATTCTACTTCACAGGCAGTCACTATAGCCTacgtttaaaaaaaacctgtcttaAAAGCATAAGTGACTTAAGCTTTGTTTAGCAGGTAAATGTTACAAAACTGTTGTGATAACTGCATATTTAACTCTCATTACACTTTATGAAAAGACTTTTCATAGTATTAACATGCTCCCATCATATATACACAAGGTAAAATGGAATCTAACAGAAGCACACATTTTTAACAGGCATTAGAAGGGGATGGTAGCATTCCTCCTGTCCTGAatattgtttcctttaaaagggAATAATAATTGccttaatttcagtttttcaattACAAAATGAGGTTTccagaagcagagctgtaatAAAGTAAGATACCAAGCTGTAAACTGTAACAAGTCATTGCACTGTAACTTACAGGTTGGattagatgacctttaaaagtcccttccaagccattctatgattttaggTAACTAACAGaactgtttcttcctttgcttgTGAAGAGTGATATCCAAAAAGCTTGGAAAGCTTACCCTCCTTCAGATCAAACTGAGCCACACCACGCAGCTGGCCACAGCCAGAGTGCTGCAAAAAAACACTCAAATTGCTATGTAATTTTTCCCAACTTGGTTAGGATAGAAATCAGTTATTGTTCTATTAAAAGATAACTATTTCCTGACTTTCACATGAAAGCTGctaaacacacaaaaccagaaagcagtCCAACTGTTTATGTTCTGGCAAAAGTTCTTAGCAATTAGATATTTATATGGATAGGTTAACTGACATATAGAGCTAAGAGCACAAAACACACTGGGGAAGTATGAGAAAAACAATCAGCAAGTTACCATTTTAAATCTCAGTATTAGCACCAGTTTAAGTAGTAGCTTTTAAGTTTAAAGTTATTTCTTGATAGAGAGAAAGGTTCTTATTTTGAGTAAGTTTCTTATTTAAAACCTCTGCAGTCTAAAGCTGCCACTTTCTTCAGGGTAACCAACTGACTACATAAAGCCCACAGAATGATAAAGTGGTAGCCAAACTTAATCAAGCAGAGATGAGAAAACAATCCCAAACTACAGTTCAGCTCAAGGCCTACTCTCAGGATCGGATTTGTTACAAGTAATTTGTAAACACAGCCAACAGCTTAAGACACTTCCTTTCAGGAAGGGACCTTACATCTCTGCAAGCTAACCTGCTCTTCCCAGCCCTCCTAGGTTTCTTTCCAAACTCTTCCAACAGCTCTAATCAGTCAGAAGCATTTTCTAATGAAGTCATCAGCTAGCAATCACATCACTAGTTTAGGTTACTCACCTTCATTGCATCTGAAGATAAATTCTCAGTGACTTTATAAAGGGGATGTATACTTGTTCTGGAAAAGAATCCTAGTTGTGGCTGCATCTACCGACCAACAGAATGATACTCAAATAGAAGTGTTACCCCTCTAACAGAAAAGATATTTCTATTGTAGTAATACTGAAGTTTCCTCAATTTCAATCTATGCCTTTATAATTTAAATCTATACCTTTctcattctaaaaaaaataatctgtatttcaaataaacCAGATCCAGATCTCTGCTAtacttttacatttaaaaacatcaaaaatactCACCCCACACACCTGCAGCTAAAGATTTATTCTGGTTTGGTTCCCTCTCATATTCAGGGTTCAAAGATGGCTGAAAGAAAGttttatagttttttttttaaaagtcttgaATTCTGGGACCAATGAAATAAAGAATCACAATAATATTGGCAGTATGACCTCTGCTgtcaaagatttttaaatggagaCAGACTGGACACTTCCCCCTGTAACTCAAATAGGTCAATgctcacttgttttttttctccaacaaAACACATCAGGTATCAATCAATCCCATTACACAAACTgtccagagaaaacaaagaacactgATGTATGGTTCTTCGAAGAGGAAGCTCACCCTTCCTCGTACATCCTACAATTCTAGGTTGAAGCATGGGATCTCAAATGGGTCACTAATGGAAAGATCACTTTGACAGTACTTCAGATTTCCAGTAAGGTAACTGTAGAATTTACTACATACACATACCCCAGTAAGCTGGAACCAGGCTGTAGTTATACTTAAACACTTAAGTGACaataataaatatgtaatgATAAAAACCGGATATAAAAGGAGAAACAATTAGTGGACAAATGACTAACACCCTCTCATCTATGGGAAGGGTGATTGCTTATATGATAATCCGCAACAGCTGAAATCTCATGAAGTAGCTTGTAATGGACAAAATGGCACTTGCAGAAACAATGAAACCTTGTTTATTATAATTACAATGAACTTACAAAATCCTCAGCCTCAAATTGTTTGGGTACtactttgtcttcctttttcccagTTTCAGTATCAGGTACATTGTCTTCATGCCATCCTTGGCCTTTTCCACAGTGGAAAGTCCTGGTACGAGCACGGGAACCTCCACCATGGTGTCCTCCACGatggtttgtattttctgaacCATTTCTGCCTTGTACACGCCAACcattcctctctcttctcccaaaaTGCccttagatttttaaattttaaagaaatgtaacaacaaacaattttaaaataatattctacTTTTGCAAAATTGTTAGAGAAGTTAAGCCAGGAGCTCTATACTCTGGCATGTGATAGAATAGTAAATTAAGTTTTCATTCACTTAAGCAGCAGGGAAGAATCTTACAAAACAATGCGAGAGCAAGAGAACAGTAGTCCAACATGAGGACAAGTCAATCTCCTATTCTGTCTGCTCATGTAGATGTTGGGTGCTAGAATATTCACTCAACACTCTTATTCTTCTTAAAAGAAAGTAAGACATCAGGAACCACACTACTTTAACCAACTTTGTACTCACACCCTGTCCCATATCTGTCTTTCCACCACCTCTATTTTACTACAGAATAAGAATGTAGCATAGGAGTTACCAccttcagactttttttcctagatCAAGTGCTACAAAGTAATGATGTGAACTTATTCTAAATGTTCCATGAAAGCTAAATTTTACCTCCATTAGACCGTCCAATGTTAGGATCAAACCCATCTGAAGAGTTGCGTCTTCTGCAATTTGCTTCATAACGATTCTCTGTCCATGAAAAATTTTCATAATGTTTCTCAAGGTTCAGTGATGACTGTAAAGGAGCACAAGTGGTAGACCTGAGATATCTGATTAATTACAGAACTGAATTATCAGAACTGTAACATGCATATTATTCATGGTATATACAATCCATTTTTAATAAGACTTGGAATGACAAATGCAGCAGTCCTCAACTATGCGTATGTTCAGAGCTATGTCACCATCTCCCATGCTAGCAAAGTGGAAGCTGTACCTGCTGCTCCGGGACACGGAAACAGGGCTGAGGACCATGTTTGTTACACAAGGTAAAAAGCCCAAGTGTCtatattttgttttggcagCTGAACAGAGCACAGGTGACCTGTgttgcagcagaggaaaaataaaaaaggtcaGAAAGGACAGGAGATCAGTctggaaggcagaaaagaagcCCGGGATCTTAATTTGTGTGGTCAGAAACTACACATGCACATTCCACATCAAGCAAGAAGTCACTTCCAGAGGCAGCTGTACCCAAAAAAGGCCCAATGTATTAGTCTTGTCATAACCTAATAAGGCAAATGCAACTAgttatgaaatacaaataaagcCTAGAGTAAAAAGTGTATATACTCAAATATACTTCAAATTACCAGCTTATAAATAGGCACTGtagaaattttaaagaaataaatatatcagTAGAAAGTACTTTATAAACTAAAAACTTATACTTAGAATAGCACTCAAATCAAAATACATGCTGACTAAAACTCATAATTAAACCAAAAAGGATCACGTCTTACAGTAGCTGTCTTCCCTATCATCTGTACCTGGCTCTACTATTTTAACACtataacatttcttttgctgttacctcttaaaaattcaaaaataaattctttctgcaaaagcagggcTTAGCCTTACTGTTGTTCACACCACACATGTCCCAGTGAGTGACAGCAGAAGGCTGTGTcacccagcacctccctgccaCACAACCACCCTTTGATGCAAACAaagcccccttccctcccagcacaCTTACTGTGCACATATATGTCCACTGTACTGCACATGTACAAGAGATCCAACATGTCCCGGGGTCAAAAGAGCTACAAATGCGTAAGTGCACAGCAGTGTGGAAATGTACTGTATCAGCAAACCGAGCTTAATAATTCTAGGGAGTATCAACTTTACTGCTCCCAAGTATCAGCTTTGCTGCCTGAAGCTCACTCCTCTCCAGACTGACTAACATTCAGGAAAAGAAGTACATCAGTAATGTTGTATGTCTGAAAATGGAAGCCCCAAGTTTACTTCAACAGTTATTAGTCATCAACATCTAATCAAGCTGTATTAAAGTACTTCACTGAttagagtagaaaaaaaaaaatcatagtcaGGTTTAACTACTTTGGAAAACATGTTGAAGAAAACTATTTCCTTCTTCTCACCTCCCCTACCCCagtaagagaaaaatcacaaacaaaaaaccattATACCCAGGTTCTATTGACAATGCCCCAGCAGAGCTCAAGGCCCTGTTCAAAATAAACTGCTCAAAAATCAAACTCAAGTAAGCAACagatatgtttaaaatacaaagcatgtATTTCCAAACTGTACagatgttaaaggaaaaattcacacAGACGTGGGGTACCACTAggcttgctttaatcacaactcaCAGTTGGGCCACCACCTCTGTAagtggcagagaacaaagggatcagcacagcttatatacacttatcaaatGTCagaagtttttagaagtttcatTCAGTTTTGTCAGTTCTGCgaatccatcacctgactcTGTCCCAGTGGATTCATCTATTtggttccagtctctgcctcagTTCCAAGCTCCTCTCAGAtcatgatcttctttctgctgctttaacTTACACAATCCTTCAAGTGCGCTTAATCTTCGAACAAGAATTCCTAGTcacatatactgattttttcTAGAAACACCTGCATTTGAGAGCACCCGTGTATACAATTGATCATctattgtttctctgttctcctaCTAATTAACTTGACTgagttttaaaccagccttggattagggctatacAAGGGACAAGGCCTGGTTCCGCCATTTAGCggcttcagcactttaaatcacttaattcaaaatacattttctttaacaacaGAAGTCAAATGAAAAAGGACTGCCCTCTCAATTTAAGACCTGGGAAGTTAGTTACTTCCTTGACAAActctgagagagagagaaaaaatagaaaaccacAAGAAACTATCAAAAGATCTATGTAGctcaaaaattaaatactgagATTCGTTAtgttaagtaaaaaaataaatccttataAACACATTCTGAATAAACTGCCACAAATTTCAGAAAGCTCCACATCTGTTGATCATGGATGATATTTTAGAAGACAGTTTCATGTGTTCGTTTAGATGTAACAACCTTCTCCTTCTAATACTGCCTTTGGAGTTTAACTTCTATTTTTGTATGAACTTTGAAGAATAATCTTATTTTCACCGAGTATAACTGACAGCATTTTATATATTGTGCTTCAGTTGTACACAACACCATGAACCTGAAGTCTCTAGACTGTCCAAAGATCATGCAGTTTGCATTTTCCCCATGTGTTGGAGGTATCAATCAAGTCTCTTGTGGCAGAGATGACAGTAAACTTTGTAATCAACACAAAATCTATTGGTGATTTCTGGAAGCTGAGAAGTTATCTGACTAGATTCAGCCAgctaaaagagaaagcaagcaacacAGATTTTTGACACATAAAACTTACTGCCTAACATGAAGCAAATCTAAGAATGCAAAAAGTGAGTTTACCAGTCTGTCTGCAATCTCCCTGTACACATTTTACAGCAAtcctttctgaaaagttttgcCCATACTCCAAGATGGCTTC
This region of Falco naumanni isolate bFalNau1 chromosome Z, bFalNau1.pat, whole genome shotgun sequence genomic DNA includes:
- the GPBP1 gene encoding vasculin isoform X1 → MAQHDFAPAWLNFPTPPSSTKSSLNLEKHYENFSWTENRYEANCRRRNSSDGFDPNIGRSNGGHFGRRERNGWRVQGRNGSENTNHRGGHHGGGSRARTRTFHCGKGQGWHEDNVPDTETGKKEDKVVPKQFEAEDFPSLNPEYEREPNQNKSLAAGVWEYPLNPKSRSPRMLVIKKGNTKELQISGFPVVGSLHSQSVRDGTGTSIYKGLVPKPVTPPAKPTQWKSQAKENKLGNPFPHESASGVGSFSPFKSIAKAFTVSQNSVKECNRSNSSSPVDKVGQPRLTKLTRMRVDKKSEFLKALKQDRVEEKHEDGSHAGQEKDDESFNSCNSNSPHHERDINQNFGSEILQENGNASITSQQIIQSSAFPQADVLSSSLEAEHRLLKEMGWQEDTENDETFAPLTEDEMREFRIISEQLQKNGLRKNIILKNDLICDFKFSPWKNSTFTSALENEDSETSSSDTSDDDDV
- the GPBP1 gene encoding vasculin isoform X2, whose product is MLVIKKGNTKELQISGFPVVGSLHSQSVRDGTGTSIYKGLVPKPVTPPAKPTQWKSQAKENKLGNPFPHESASGVGSFSPFKSIAKAFTVSQNSVKECNRSNSSSPVDKVGQPRLTKLTRMRVDKKSEFLKALKQDRVEEKHEDGSHAGQEKDDESFNSCNSNSPHHERDINQNFGSEILQENGNASITSQQIIQSSAFPQADVLSSSLEAEHRLLKEMGWQEDTENDETFAPLTEDEMREFRIISEQLQKNGLRKNIILKNDLICDFKFSPWKNSTFTSALENEDSETSSSDTSDDDDV